cctggtggtgctgtgatgaAGGCAGCCCTTTGCCAGCCGTTCATTTGGCAGTTAAACGCTCCAGTCAGTCCACCTGGGAAAGAAGACAGCCTTCTTTAAACAGCCTTGGGAAACCTAGGGGGCAGTtcggctctgtcctgtagggtcactatacaTGAGtctgtgttgtttgtttgtttgttgttgttgattcttAGACGCAAGGTGACGGCTAAGGCAGGTGTGACTTGAGGTTGTGGGAGACGTCAGGTTTTGCTTATGCTCCCCCTCTTAAGATTTGTTCACCTAGGCCCAGTCGGCGTTTGAGTCTCTGCATGCTTGGGGGCTCTCTTCCATGCTTGGGGAGGTGGTACGttgtgtgtgtgcaggtgtgaCAGGAATAATCCATGGGGTGCTCCTGACCCATGGATTTGGAAACTACCTTCAGTTGTCACGTGTGGGAAAATGTTTAGTCCACGTGTATCATGGCCTCTTGGTTCCTCCCGTGCCTCTCCCCAGGATCCTCTAGATGACTCGAAGACGCAAGTAGTTGTGTTGAGTGACCGCCCTCAGATATTGTTCAAAGAGTCGCGTCATCCTCAAAACATGCCACTCATATGCCATTACTTCAGTGATGCCAACTACTTCACCTCCCTCTCTTGGGTATCAACCACCATGAAAGAAATACAGGTACAACGACCTAGATCTTCCTCCCTTCCTTAGGGCATCCTACGGGGCCATGCCTGCGCTGCTCTCACCCCAGATGGACAAGGGCAAGAACACCCCTCGAATTCGCATCCTTGAATGAACGTGGGTCCAGGGTTCTCCCCTCACCCTACACTTTCCATACCAAATAGAATggacccactgccatcgattcgattctgactcacaccaaccatatgggacagaggagaacggcccctttgggtttcctagactaaatCTTagtggagtagacagcctcatctttcccctgcagagccaatggtgggtttgaaccgctgagttTGTGACTAGCAGATCAATTCATAgcctactacgccaccagggctcaataCTCAACCCCCGAAAGTAGGGCAACAGTTAAGGACAGAGTCCTAGGCGATCTGCTTCTTCAGTACTTGCCAGCTTCCATCACCCCTGGGGTAAAACCTCCCTGGAGCCTTCCAAGACTTCCTAAACACAAGGATAGGAACGGTAGCCGAACATTCTGCCCTTCTTCCTCTGGGACCTCTTAGAGGCCATTTCCGTCTGACTCTCTTTCAGGCTGTAGTGTGGATGAAGAACAAAAACGACGACATGGTTGAGAAGCGCACATTCGCCATGACGGAACGGTTGCCGCCCATCCAGTCCTTGGTCCACACAGGCTCCTTCCACATCCTTGTGGCTTACTGTGGGGACATGTGCCTGCGGCTCTTTGGGGACCACTTTCGGGCATTCAAACCCCTGGGTGTGGTGCCCTGCCGCTTCAACATCAGCTGCCTCTGCTACGACCCGGAAATGAAGATGCTGTTGTCAGGCATCCTGGGAGCAGTGGTCACCTGGAACATCGAGCGGAGTGGCAAGGGCCTCTATGTGGCCCACGTCATCTCCATGACTGGCGACGAGCTCGTCCAGGACATTGTGCTGAATGGCCCCCACGGCACCCTCCTAGCCCTGTGTGAGACAGTGGTGAGGGCCTTTGATCGGCAAGGCATGGGTCAGCTGGGAGAGGCAATGAAGTTCATTTCCAACAGCAGCGGCTTATCTATCACCTGCTGCTTCACCTGCATTGACCAAGGCCTCCTTTATGCTGGAAACAAGGGTGGGGAGATCCAGGTGTGGAACCTCAGCCGGGGTCGCTTCCTGCACATTTTCAAGGCCCATTCCTTGTCGGTGATATGCATCCGCAGCCGGCCAGAGGCCCACACTCTGATGACCGCTGGCAGCGAAGGCTTAATCAAGGAGTGGAACCTCACCTCGGGGAGCCTGCTGCGGCGGCTAGAACTCGGTGAGGACTTGTACCGGCTGCAGTTCATTGATAACATAACTTTCTTCTGCCAGACCACCCACAGTTTTTCCCTGCGCCGTCTGCCCAGCTTCTATAATCTCTTCAATGTCTGTGGCTCTCCTCCCCTGCAGGTGCGCCGGGTTTGTTGTGGGGAGAACTGGCACCGGATCCTGTGCACAACTGAGGATGGCCTGTTGCGCTTTTTGAGCCCACAAACGGGGGATCTCCTCATCCTCACCTGGCCCTTCTCCATCCTGGATCGGGCAGTGGACTGGGCCTATGACTCAGACAGAGAGGAGCTCTTTGTGGCAACGGGCAGCTCAGAGGTGCTCGTATTTGATACCACCCGCTGCCCTTGCCCAGCCAAGTACCTCTTAAGCACCTCACCAAATTCGCGGGACCTAGTACAGTGCCTGGCCTATGGCCATTTCCACCTGGGCCGAGGTCTCGAAGGGCTGATGTTCTCTGGGCACCAGAGTGGCGTGATAAGGGTACTTTCTCAGCACAGCTGTGCCCGAATTGAGAAATTCATGCACTTTGGGGCCATCTTGTCCCTCTCAACTCTGTCGCAAGGGTTTTACGGTGACCGAGAAAGCTCTTTGCTGTGTTCCTATGGAATGGATGACTATGTACACCTCTCGGAGGTCATGCTCGATGGGACCAGGGTGCTCCTGCGGCCCCTCGCTAGCATCCTGAGCAGCTGCCACCTAAAATACTTGATACTTATGCCCAAGTCTGTGGGTGCCATCACAGAGACCAACTGCCTGCGCCTCTGGAAGTTCCATGACGTCCTGTCCACCGAGTCACAGAGAGGCTCTATGTTCATAGAGACCCTGCCCCTACACCAGTGTTCCATCACATCCTTTGATGTCTGCCTGTCCCTGAGCCTCTTTGTCACAGGTGCCATCGATGGCTCTGTCCGGCTCTGGGACTTTCACGGGCGGCTCATAGCCATGCTGGACTCCTCGCTGCACTTTGGCCCGCTCTGCTTTGCAAACGACCGGGGTGACCTGCTTATGACCTTCAACCAGAGCCTCTATCTGGTGTCCTGTCTAAAACTGCTTCCTCCAAACATGCTGGTCCGCCTGGCCTTCATGAGCCTCCCAGACGAAGTAGTGGAGAGCCCTAAGCCTTTCATACCGagcttcttcttctcctttgaGACCATGTTTGTGCCCAAGTACGTCTACCTTGGACACGGGAAGCAGGAGTTAGCGGGCCTGGCACGTCTTATCAACAAACGTGCCATTGCCTTTGACCAGACTGTGCCGCATGTCatagaagaggaagaaggaggaagCCCCGTATTGCTGTCTACCCGAAAACACGCATCCGTGCAGCTCCAGGAACTTCATCTAATGCGGGTGAAGGGTCAACAACGGCATGCCCATTTCATGGCCCCTCCCCAACTACAGCTGACTGGCTGGGACGGGCTCAACCCCTACCGGATATTACAGTACTACTTTGGGAGTGGGCGGAAATGGCCCCTTGCCCCTGATGGTTACATCCCCAATTCAGTGATCCGGGCCCGCCTTTGGCCAGAGGGCAGCCCGATATATCTACAGTGCAGCCTGCACCCACCCCAGCGGGACTTGGAATGGGACAAGACTCAGTTCTTTTTCTGGTATAATAAGTCAAGAGCACTAAGCGATGTGGAGGACCTGCCCAAAGAGAAAGAAGATGAAAGTTTCCTAGGGATGAGGATGTCCAAGGACATCACCTACAACGTGCTGAGAGAGTCCGGAAACCGCAGTTggctgggaagaaagatgagtgagATCGCTATTAATAGCCTGATTGAGACGATCCTCAATATTATGATCCATGCTAACCCACTGAAGTTCCAATACTGTGTCGGGGCGCTAGGTCAGATCTTTGCTGCCTaccaagtctctccatctttgcgCTCTGAGACAGCCCACCGCCTTCTGGATGACACAACCCATTCCAATCCACTGATCCGAGAACTAGCCTGGGAGGGGCTCAAGCGCCTGGGCATGGTGACCCATCTCTTTGCCATACCCCTGGCCCAAGGGTTGATGGACAAGGACCATCGGGTGAGAGATAAGGCCCAGAACCTCATGACTGACACTGGGATTCATTCCAAGTCTTCACTCTTAAGCTTCATCCAGAGCCGAGATACTTTCCAGGAGATGCAGTAAGTTGTTTGATGCTTCCTCCGTCTGCTACCAGCTTCTAGGTTGGTTTTTCTCCCCTTGACCCATTTGatctctccccttccttccttccttccttccttccttccttccctccctcattttCTCTTTATCCCAGCTTATtagctctttcttctctttcccttgTTCCTTGGTGATCCTGACAATTCCCTCGGGGACTCCATCCTTCATTTCCCCTCCTGTTCCTGTCCTCAGGTCCTTCTCTTTACCGtgttccctcccccgccccctgaaGCCCACAGAGCTCACACCTGTCCTTGCCTGAGGGTAAACTAGATGTtctctttgctctgggaagccccCTTGGAAAGACGCCGCCCCTTCTGGCTACTTTGCCAAGCCTTGTGCCTGTGGCTTAGCAGTCCTTCCCGTTtcgttccacccccaccccgccaatcCTCTTATCCTTGATTCAACAGGATCCTTTCTCTTCTTGGGCTTTTTACAGGCACGAGGTCATAGGAGAAGAAACCCTGGACCATCTTCTGGGGCTTCGGGCAGCAGATCTCCAAATCCTTCATACTCAAGTAGCGCAGCGGCTGAATGAGAACTTAACCTTGTCACAGGAAAATGAAATGCctgcattttctttgtatgtctcAAAGATGTCTTCACTGCGGACCTTTGACAATCAAGCCGTTCCTGAGGGCACTGAAGTGACCACTAAGGTCAGCAGAGGCCCCAAACGGGGCCGAGCAGGAGGCAAAAAGCAAAGTATGTATGGGGCAATCTGGTTCACACTCTATGGGCCcccagagagagaggagcgaaggGCTCAGGTGGGTCCAAAGAAAATCTAGGTGAAAATAGAGCTCAACGGAAGCATTTGTTCACAGAAAGGACCCTTCCTAGGCAGAGTTTACCCAAAGCCCAGGGGATCGCAAGGCACAGCACATCATGGTCCATAATACCCTTGGACTTGGGAAGGCTTTGACTGAGGTGGGAATGTCTCACACCCTCTTTTTAGGCCTCATGAACCTGTTTTGCTACTACTCTAGGCAGTTCTTGTTAGCTCGCACCTTACATCACAgtttcatccatccatcccttcgTTCGTTGGTCTACTTATTGACTGAAACCGTTTTCTTAGCAcctaagaggagccctggtggtgtggtggttacaagtGAGGCTGCCATCTGTAAGGGCCagcggttccaaaccaccagcagctccacaggagaaagacagagactttctcctcccctaaacaGTAACAGTCcccgaagctcacaggggcagttctagcctgtcctttagggttgctgtgagtctgtattgactcgatggcagtgagtttattggcacataattcacacatcatacaatccagtaattcaatcatatcaagaatcaagcaatcatcaccataatcaatctgaggacattttctcctttcttctaaCTGATTTTtactagcttcccatttccccccaacctcccctgccataccccccaaGAAACCGTGAGTCCAGTGACTGTCcctgtagagtcacccaccctggatgAAGGGTAGCATTTCAACCTTCCCTGCTTTCCTTggggccctgctggcacagtgagcCCCACGGTTACCGGTCCAAGCCCCcgagtcactccaagggagaacctGGAGGCTAGTTGCTCTCACAATGATgtacagtctcggagacccaaAGGGGACCTTTAGGGCCACTGGGAATCAAAATAAGCCCGAGGACAGTGGCGGTGGATGTTTTCCTTACCTCCATTTCCTGCTTCTCCTGGCAGCACGAAAGCTATTGCGgagcctcaagaagaaagaagagagactgTCGAAACAGGCGATCTCAGAGGGTGTTTTGAAAGAAGGCGAAAGTGAACTGGGCGAAACCGGTCCGACTGAGGCAGAGGATACCACCAGCAAGCTTTCTTCCATTAGTATGAGCAAGGCTGCAAAAGATGCGGAGCAAtctgcagagagagaaccttctgagGATCACGTTGTGCTGACCCTAAAGATGCTGAGGAAAATACGTGAAAAAAAGATCAAGAAAAGTACAGCTCGAAAACCCGCCAAGAAGCACAAGCCGaagaaaaaggaagcagaagTTGCCATTGAGGAGCCACTGCCTCCTGTGGTGATAGAGAAGGTGGAGAGCAAGATTAGGGCCCCTGGGCGAGGTGCCTCTGGGCTCCCCGGCCACAAGGGCGCTACCGGAGATGGCTTATCATGGAGGGAGGACCTATGTCGTCTCGTGGCTCTAAGGATATCTGGTTCCGAAACAAAGATGTCAGAAGCTCTAAGTGAAGAGGTAGTAGCCATGGCTCAGGAGATGCTGGCAGACCGGCAACCCAGCTGGGAGCTCttccaggaaatgctgaaggagAAAAGCCTTGAATCAGTTGAAAACTGGCCGGAAGACCTTGACTGGGAGGTAGTCTGGCCAGGGGAAAAACCAATTTTCATCCACGAGAAAGCAATTAGAGACTACATCGGAGAAGAAGAGGCATTAGAGGAGCAAGATCAAGTGCAAGAGGCCacggaagagttggaggaaacacGGGTGGTTTCCCCCAAAGTCAAGAAGGGCAGAGTTCTATTTTCAGAACCCACCGATCTAACGAAGGGAAAGCGACTACCCCGGAAAGAAGAGAGGAAAGCTCGCAAGAAACTGTTgaagagagagaggaaagcaACCAAACAGGAACTCAGATTGGCtaaaaaacagatggaaatgacCAAAGAAGAGAAGGGTATGAGTGAGGAAGATGGAGAGGAAGcgaaagagggagaggaaaagggagaggaagagggagaggaaaagggagaggaagaaatgatagaactGGAGAGGCTAGAAGAGAAACCAGTGATAGATGAGAGGAGGCTGGCTTGGCAGGAGTGGAAGAACTCATGGGACCAGTGGAAAAAGTTTCAAGATGAGACAAAGATATCCTGGAATGAGTGGCGGAAAGACTGGGACAGTTGGTGTCAACAACATGGACTGGAAGAGAAGATCTTTGAAGAAGAGGCAACACTGGACAAGGACAAGAGTGAGCGAAATTGGAACGAGTGGGGAGAGATCGTGGAAAAGATCTTATTCACCAGCCCCAGGGACCAACTTCCTGAGCATCAGGAAGAGCTGGTCCCGGGAGAAAAACCACCTCAGGAGCCGGAAGCAGTGGTCCCCGGAGAAAAACCACCTCAGGAGCCGGAAGCAGTGGTCCCGGGAGAAAAACCACCTCAGGAGCCGGAAGCAGTGGTCCCGGGAGAAAAACCACCTCAGAAGCCGGAAGCAGTGGTCCCGGGAGAAAAACCACCTCAGGAGTCAGAAGCAGAGGTCCTCGCGCAAGAGCAGAGCCATCTCCAACAAGAACAGAAACAGGCCTGGGTGGAGAAGAAGCGAGCCCAAGCTGAGAAAAAAAGAGCCAATGCAGAGAAGAAACTGGCCGAAGAAGAAGAGAAGCTGGCCCAAGAAGAGAGAAAACTGGCCCAAGAGGAAATGAAACTGGCCCGAGAGTACGGGAAAATGGCCAAGGAACAGGGTCCCAGGGGTGAGATGGAGAGGGAAATTGCCCAAGAGGAGGAAAAACTGGCCCAAATAGAGGAGGCGCTAACCCAGGAAGCAGAACGGTTGGcccagaaaaggaagaaaacgGCCGCGAAATTGGAGGCACTGGCCAGAGAAGAAGAGAGACTAGCAACAAAAGTGGGGAAACTGGCAGAAATCAAGACGAGACTGGCTCAGGAAGGGGGAAACCTCGCCCAAAagaaggacaaactgacagagaaagaAAACGAGTTGGCCCACGAATTGGAGGAGCTAGCTCAAGAAGAGGATCGACTGGCTGTGAAAGAAGAGGAACTGGATGAGGAGGAGAAGAGACTGGCGAAGGAGAAGGAGGAACTGGATGAGGAGGAGAAGAGACTAGTCTGGCAGGAAGAAGAactggaggaggaagagagaaggctGGCCGAAGAAGAAGAGCTGCTGGCCCAGGACGAGCGGGCACTGGCTCAGGACGCAGCCAAGCTCCCCGGGGAAAGGAAAAGACTGTACGAGCGAGGTAAGCAGCTGACTAAGCAAAGGGAGAAACTgcttgaggaaaaagaaaactttctccaGGACCAGGAGAGACTCCTGCAGAACAAGGCACTCCTCGCCCAGAAAGAGACAGCTCTCGCTCAAGAAAAGGAGCGTTTGGCCCAGGCGAGGACAAACTTGGCCGAGAAGAAAGAGGGCCTCCTTGAGAGTCAAGAAAAAGCCAGGCAGTACAAAGAGAGATTGGTGGACTTGAAGGAGACCGTGGACAAGTACAAGGAGAAGATAAGTCAGAtggaggagctgctggcccaGCAAAAGGAGACAGTTACCCAGAAGAAGGAGGCATTAATTCAACTAGAGGAGAACTTGACCCAAGCAGAGGAAAGGCTGACTGAGGAACAAGAGAAACATGTCCAGGAAAAAATGAAACTAAGTCTGAAGAAGAGAGCCCTGtttcaaaaaaagaaaccatccagagatgagCAGGACATTGCTAAGGAAGAGATGGCGTTGAACATGAAACTCATGAGCGTGGCCAAAGAGAAGAAACTGGTTGAAGCAAAGGAAACTCTCCTCCAGAGAGAGcctccaggaggccccagatacACACGAGCATTCGATAAACTGTCTGCTAATCTGGACATGATTAAGAAAAAACTGGCCCTAGAAGAGAGGATCCTGATGGTTGAAGATAGGGTATTGGCCATGGAGGACAAGGACATTGCCAAAAGCAAACTGGAACTTGCTCAAGGCGAAAGAGTCTATGCCCAAGAAGAAAGGAAGTTAGCCAAAACAGTCAGGAAACTGATGAAGGAGAAGAGGAGAATTCCCAAGAGCAGGAGACTCTTAAAGATATTGCAAGATCTAATCAAGGAAGAAACGAAAATAACCCAGGAAGAAATCGAGATGACCAAGATGAAGAGGGCCCTtgtagtgaaggagaggaagttaAGCACCCAACAGAGTAAACTTGAGGACAAAGAGTGGGATTTTTCTGAGGAACAATCAGAAATAACCAAACACGAGCAAAAATTGGCCCAGAAGCAGAGAAAACTAGCTAAGAAAGTGAGGAGATTGTTAAAGAAAGAGGAACAGGCGTCTGAGAGAGAAAGCCAACTGTCCAAGGCACAGAAAGAAGTCCCCTGTGAAGAGGAGGAAGCAgccgaggaagaggaggaagcagccgaggaggaagaggagctcTCATTCCTTAAAGCGTGGTGGAGGATGAAACAGCAGCCAAAGGGAGTCGAGTCAAAGGAAGGGTTTCCCGTTCAAGGGGACGAGGTGGACACGGAAGAGCTATTTTCTAGAGAAATGGAAAGCCTGTTAGATGACATTGACCGTGAGAGTCTGTCTGAGGAAgacgagcaggaggaggaggaagagggggaggaagagaaagaggcagaagaggaggaggaggagaaaaaggaagaagaaggcacCAGTGATAAGGAGGTGGGAAGCTTAAGttcggaggaggaagaggagagctcgagtgaggaagaggaggagggaaagaagagcAGCTCATCTGAAGAAGAACTTGTCAAGGAAAAAGAGATCTTTACCAAGAAACTCTTTATGCCACACGAAGACCGAGGAAAACAACACCTAAGAGGAAGGGAAATAATTCCTTCTATCGTAAGACGAGCCCTTGAGGTCACAGGCAGTACAGTCCAAGTGGGAGTCTCTACTGGGAGAGGAATCCCTGGGCTCACAGGCAGTGCTCCCCAAGTGGGAGTCTCTACCCTAAgaatccctgagctcacaggcagTGCTCCCCAAGTGGGAGTCTCTCCCTTAAGAAGGATCCCTGAGTTCACAGGCAGTGCTACCCAAGTGGGAGTCTCTCCCTTAAGAAGGATCCCTGAGTTCACAGGCAGTGCTACCCCAGTGGGCGTTCTACTGAAAAGCCCCCCCCAGAAACTTACCTCCACCCctctggagagggaggaggtGGAACCAGTGCCAGGGAAGCCGAAACAAATGCCCCTGAAGGATGAAAAGACCCCAGTGTTTGAGTCACCCAGAATAATCTCCGAGACGAGCTTGCAGGATAAGCAGCAAGAACTGTTGGAGAAACTTAAGCCCCTCTCGCTACAAGTTGGGGATAAAGTTTTGGAACCCCAAGAACACGTCTCCAAGACCCCAAGCGTACGCCACATGATTGTGAAGGCCATGGAGGCCCAGAAACACCCACCCAAACCACCAGATGCCAATTGGAAATGGTTTTTGCAACAGCATGGACCTCCAATGGAGGAGACAGCTGTACACTTACCTGCCCCCCAAACCCTGGAGGATTCAGAGGTGAATCTCTTAGAGGTGGACTGGCTCCACCGGGTTCTAGAACGGACAGAAGCAGGCGAGCACCTTTCCAGAGGGAGTTTCCACCGACTAGGCCAGGTCCTCAGAGACCTCACGTCCAAGGGGAATTTCGAGTGGCTGAAGCTAGCCAAACTCCAGGCCGTGGTGTACCTGGAAGCACAAGGCTCCGGTAGCCCCAAAGCCCGTGAGGACATCATGGGCAAAAGACATCTGAAAGTGATACCGcctataaaaggaaagaaaacaaagggcTGGCTTCAACCTGTTCCCACACTGGAGTCTCCATTAGCTAGCAAGAGGATTCCAGAGCCAACGACTCTGGCTTGGCAATTTTTAGGAGAGCCTGGTCGAAGTGGGCAGGCACAACAGGTGTCCAGTGCTCTCAGGGAGATGGAGCTGCAACCGTTTTATCCTGCCTGGGCCCCtatgaacaaacaaacccaaccaccAATCTTTCGAAAGGATTTCTGGACTTCAAAGGGGAAGAGCAGGTTTCCCAAATTGCCCAAGTTGAAGAAGCTCATCactaaaaaaagggaagaggtacaGATACCTAAATGGGAGACATTTGTGGCCCTCTACCACATTTTGCGGATGCTGCAGCAGCAGTATGCAAAAGACAGCTCCGCATGGATGGAGCAATTCAACCAGCTCATGGACCTGTACCAACTGAAGTCCTCCCGGATCCAGAAACTGCTACAGGATCTTCTGCTGCGAGAGGAGTCCAAACCTCAAGCAATCATCTACAAGGAGGCCCTAGCATCAGCCGTGGAGCTCATTCCGGGGGAGCGGTTATTGTACTGTGTGTATTGTGGGGGTTCTCACACTCCCGGAGGTCCTGTGCGGTTCCAGGAGGTGGTGCCGGTCCCTGGGCAGAACACCGTGCGCACCATCCTTCCCATGGGCATTGCCCAGTATGGGCTCTTGGAGCTCGCCTGGAAGAGCCTACCTCAAGTGGACAGTCACCTTGACAAGGAATTGCCTCTTGTTGTGACTCCCACCCTCTAATTTGGAGCAAACTGGGTGTTTGTCAGGTCTCTCCAGCTCCCAGTTGGTGAGAGGCCTGGTCACCAGAAACTAAATTGTCCTCTACGAAGGTAGGGTCAGGTCTAGCTCCCTCAGCCTCTCCAGCTCGACAAGCCAGTTTGGATATAGATGTATGTGGAATAAAGAGGAGGTTCTCATTTCCAAGTTATTTGGATGTCTCTCTTCTCTCCAAATGTTGGTTCTAAAGAAAGACATTGATTGTCCTGTGATTGGGAAACCCTTCCAAAAGGCAAGGAGGCTCACCCCATGGAGTCTTTGAGGCCCAGGAGTATGTTCTTGTCCCCCTCCCATCCTTTCCCCCCACAAAGCTCTGGGAAGGAAAGCACCTATATATTTGACATTGAGAGGAATCATTGATAAAACGGGAAGAGAGTAAATGTTAGAATCAGCACGTTTGCGGATTGGGGGCTGTACCGTAGTGGCTGAGAAGTTGACTCGCATGGAGCACAGCTGTATACATTTTGGCGCCTTGAGTCCCAAATAGCAGGTATGATGGGCAAAGGAGAAAAATCTAGTCGCACCATCATGTGTCTATCATGGCATGGCACTGAGGGGCGAGGCCCAgacccccaaccaaactcactgccatccggtcgaagctgactcatggcgaccctacaggatagggtagaactgccccgctggGGTTCT
The sequence above is drawn from the Tenrec ecaudatus isolate mTenEca1 chromosome 18, mTenEca1.hap1, whole genome shotgun sequence genome and encodes:
- the WDR87 gene encoding WD repeat-containing protein 87, whose amino-acid sequence is MSSPKLIPLEKEFKQLVNDAINKSQDPLDDSKTQVVVLSDRPQILFKESRHPQNMPLICHYFSDANYFTSLSWVSTTMKEIQAVVWMKNKNDDMVEKRTFAMTERLPPIQSLVHTGSFHILVAYCGDMCLRLFGDHFRAFKPLGVVPCRFNISCLCYDPEMKMLLSGILGAVVTWNIERSGKGLYVAHVISMTGDELVQDIVLNGPHGTLLALCETVVRAFDRQGMGQLGEAMKFISNSSGLSITCCFTCIDQGLLYAGNKGGEIQVWNLSRGRFLHIFKAHSLSVICIRSRPEAHTLMTAGSEGLIKEWNLTSGSLLRRLELGEDLYRLQFIDNITFFCQTTHSFSLRRLPSFYNLFNVCGSPPLQVRRVCCGENWHRILCTTEDGLLRFLSPQTGDLLILTWPFSILDRAVDWAYDSDREELFVATGSSEVLVFDTTRCPCPAKYLLSTSPNSRDLVQCLAYGHFHLGRGLEGLMFSGHQSGVIRVLSQHSCARIEKFMHFGAILSLSTLSQGFYGDRESSLLCSYGMDDYVHLSEVMLDGTRVLLRPLASILSSCHLKYLILMPKSVGAITETNCLRLWKFHDVLSTESQRGSMFIETLPLHQCSITSFDVCLSLSLFVTGAIDGSVRLWDFHGRLIAMLDSSLHFGPLCFANDRGDLLMTFNQSLYLVSCLKLLPPNMLVRLAFMSLPDEVVESPKPFIPSFFFSFETMFVPKYVYLGHGKQELAGLARLINKRAIAFDQTVPHVIEEEEGGSPVLLSTRKHASVQLQELHLMRVKGQQRHAHFMAPPQLQLTGWDGLNPYRILQYYFGSGRKWPLAPDGYIPNSVIRARLWPEGSPIYLQCSLHPPQRDLEWDKTQFFFWYNKSRALSDVEDLPKEKEDESFLGMRMSKDITYNVLRESGNRSWLGRKMSEIAINSLIETILNIMIHANPLKFQYCVGALGQIFAAYQVSPSLRSETAHRLLDDTTHSNPLIRELAWEGLKRLGMVTHLFAIPLAQGLMDKDHRVRDKAQNLMTDTGIHSKSSLLSFIQSRDTFQEMQHEVIGEETLDHLLGLRAADLQILHTQVAQRLNENLTLSQENEMPAFSLYVSKMSSLRTFDNQAVPEGTEVTTKVSRGPKRGRAGGKKQTRKLLRSLKKKEERLSKQAISEGVLKEGESELGETGPTEAEDTTSKLSSISMSKAAKDAEQSAEREPSEDHVVLTLKMLRKIREKKIKKSTARKPAKKHKPKKKEAEVAIEEPLPPVVIEKVESKIRAPGRGASGLPGHKGATGDGLSWREDLCRLVALRISGSETKMSEALSEEVVAMAQEMLADRQPSWELFQEMLKEKSLESVENWPEDLDWEVVWPGEKPIFIHEKAIRDYIGEEEALEEQDQVQEATEELEETRVVSPKVKKGRVLFSEPTDLTKGKRLPRKEERKARKKLLKRERKATKQELRLAKKQMEMTKEEKGMSEEDGEEAKEGEEKGEEEGEEKGEEEMIELERLEEKPVIDERRLAWQEWKNSWDQWKKFQDETKISWNEWRKDWDSWCQQHGLEEKIFEEEATLDKDKSERNWNEWGEIVEKILFTSPRDQLPEHQEELVPGEKPPQEPEAVVPGEKPPQEPEAVVPGEKPPQEPEAVVPGEKPPQKPEAVVPGEKPPQESEAEVLAQEQSHLQQEQKQAWVEKKRAQAEKKRANAEKKLAEEEEKLAQEERKLAQEEMKLAREYGKMAKEQGPRGEMEREIAQEEEKLAQIEEALTQEAERLAQKRKKTAAKLEALAREEERLATKVGKLAEIKTRLAQEGGNLAQKKDKLTEKENELAHELEELAQEEDRLAVKEEELDEEEKRLAKEKEELDEEEKRLVWQEEELEEEERRLAEEEELLAQDERALAQDAAKLPGERKRLYERGKQLTKQREKLLEEKENFLQDQERLLQNKALLAQKETALAQEKERLAQARTNLAEKKEGLLESQEKARQYKERLVDLKETVDKYKEKISQMEELLAQQKETVTQKKEALIQLEENLTQAEERLTEEQEKHVQEKMKLSLKKRALFQKKKPSRDEQDIAKEEMALNMKLMSVAKEKKLVEAKETLLQREPPGGPRYTRAFDKLSANLDMIKKKLALEERILMVEDRVLAMEDKDIAKSKLELAQGERVYAQEERKLAKTVRKLMKEKRRIPKSRRLLKILQDLIKEETKITQEEIEMTKMKRALVVKERKLSTQQSKLEDKEWDFSEEQSEITKHEQKLAQKQRKLAKKVRRLLKKEEQASERESQLSKAQKEVPCEEEEAAEEEEEAAEEEEELSFLKAWWRMKQQPKGVESKEGFPVQGDEVDTEELFSREMESLLDDIDRESLSEEDEQEEEEEGEEEKEAEEEEEEKKEEEGTSDKEVGSLSSEEEEESSSEEEEEGKKSSSSEEELVKEKEIFTKKLFMPHEDRGKQHLRGREIIPSIVRRALEVTGSTVQVGVSTGRGIPGLTGSAPQVGVSTLRIPELTGSAPQVGVSPLRRIPEFTGSATQVGVSPLRRIPEFTGSATPVGVLLKSPPQKLTSTPLEREEVEPVPGKPKQMPLKDEKTPVFESPRIISETSLQDKQQELLEKLKPLSLQVGDKVLEPQEHVSKTPSVRHMIVKAMEAQKHPPKPPDANWKWFLQQHGPPMEETAVHLPAPQTLEDSEVNLLEVDWLHRVLERTEAGEHLSRGSFHRLGQVLRDLTSKGNFEWLKLAKLQAVVYLEAQGSGSPKAREDIMGKRHLKVIPPIKGKKTKGWLQPVPTLESPLASKRIPEPTTLAWQFLGEPGRSGQAQQVSSALREMELQPFYPAWAPMNKQTQPPIFRKDFWTSKGKSRFPKLPKLKKLITKKREEVQIPKWETFVALYHILRMLQQQYAKDSSAWMEQFNQLMDLYQLKSSRIQKLLQDLLLREESKPQAIIYKEALASAVELIPGERLLYCVYCGGSHTPGGPVRFQEVVPVPGQNTVRTILPMGIAQYGLLELAWKSLPQVDSHLDKELPLVVTPTL